In Cicer arietinum cultivar CDC Frontier isolate Library 1 chromosome 1, Cicar.CDCFrontier_v2.0, whole genome shotgun sequence, one DNA window encodes the following:
- the LOC101491606 gene encoding uncharacterized protein has protein sequence MVKAYKQEHVYKHPWERVTSASWRKFTDAENKRVLSHILEVDTLNKSLDPSSGKLCATRAITVRCPWLVRRIIGEDICQCVETTVVDAKSRSMQLSYRNVNMEKFIEVEENTRYDPHPDNPDGWTICQQETRIRIKPLSALASMAEKVEQRCADRFLQNSAKSRDVMERICKYLEAESSSFSL, from the coding sequence atgGTAAAAGCGTATAAACAAGAACACGTGTACAAGCATCCATGGGAACGAGTAACCTCTGCATCATGGCGAAAATTCACCGATGCAGAGAATAAGCGCGTTTTATCACACATTCTAGAGGTTGATACATTGAATAAAAGTTTAGATCCTTCATCGGGTAAACTTTGCGCGACACGTGCGATAACGGTTCGTTGTCCGTGGCTCGTGCGAAGAATTATCGGTGAAGATATTTGTCAATGTGTTGAAACAACCGTTGTTGATGCGAAATCGCGTTCGATGCAACTTAGTTACCGGAATGTTAATATGGAGAAGTTTATTGAAGTGGAAGAGAATACTAGGTATGATCCGCATCCGGATAATCCGGATGGATGGACGATTTGTCAGCAGGAGACTCGAATTCGGATTAAGCCTTTGTCTGCTTTGGCTTCTATGGCGGAGAAAGTGGAGCAGCGTTGTGCTGATAGGTTTCTTCAGAATAGTGCTAAGAGTAGAGATGTTATGGAGAGGATATGCAAGTATCTTGAGGCTGAGTCTAGCTCCTTTTCATTGTGA
- the LOC101502907 gene encoding AP2-like ethylene-responsive transcription factor PLT2 yields MNSNNWLSFPLSPTHHSSIPPHLQTTHESHHFSLGTLVNDTMENPFQNHDWNLINSDSCNEVPKVADFLGVSKTENDESDLAAYNEMNNSNDNSENYLFMPVQNSMIATCSSNYEYQENGNNNLQSLTLSMGSGKDSTCETSGSGGRDNNTNNTVEAVAPRRALDTFGQRTSIYRGVTRHRWTGRYEAHLWDNTCRREGQSRKGRQGGYDKEEKAARAYDLAALKYWGTSTTTNFPISNYEKEIEDMKHMTRQEFVAAIRRKSSGFSRGASMYRGVTRHHQHGRWQARIGRVAGNKDLYLGTFGTEEEAAEAYDIAAIKFRGLNAVTNFDMTRYDVKSILESNTLPIGGGAAKRLKEAQALESSRKRDQDILALASSSTSTRMQLQGYPLMHHTQFQHSQPFLTLQNQDLSHSHYNHEFHQSYIQTQLQLNQQHQRGFYNYNGNYIQNQPGLMNMMENSNGGGGYLGNNNNSNSNENELGMLGLNCSSNNNVVGTGEEVDYDMASGGYGGWSAPDSNAGGGVFTTWNDLTN; encoded by the exons ATGAACTCAAACAACTGGCTTTCCTTTCCACTTTCTCCAACTCATCATTCTTCAATACCACCTCATCTTCAAACAACTCATGAATCTCATCACTTTTCACTTGGAACATTAGTCAATGACACCATGGAAAACCCTTTCCAAAATCATG ATTGGAATCTGATTAACAGTGATAGCTGCAACGAAGTTCCAAAGGTTGCAGATTTTCTTGGTGTGAGCAAGACAGAAAATGATGAGTCAGATCTTGCAGCCTATAATGAAATGAATAACTCAAATGATAATTCAGAGAATTACCTATTCATGCCGGTACAAAACTCAATGATAGCAACTTGTTCAAGCAATTATGAATATCAAGAAAATGGTAACAATAATCTTCAGTCATTGACATTGTCAATGGGAAGTGGTAAGGATTCAACATGTGAAACCAGTGGTAGTGGTGGTCGtgataataatactaataacaCCGTTGAAGCAGTTGCACCTAGAAGAGCTTTGGATACCTTTGGACAAAGAACTTCAATATATCGTGGTGTAACAAG ACATAGATGGACTGGAAGGTATGAAGCTCATCTTTGGGATAATACTTGTAGAAGGGAAGGACAATCAAGAAAAGGTCGGCAAG GTGGGTATGACAAAGAAGAGAAAGCAGCAAGGGCCTACGATTTAGCAGCACTAAAATATTGGGGGACATCTACCACTACAAATTTTCCC ATCAGTAACTATGAGAAGGAAATTGAAGATATGAAGCACATGACAAGACAAGAATTTGTTGCCGCCATAAGAAG AAAGAGCAGTGGATTTTCAAGGGGTGCTTCAATGTATCGTGGAGTCACAAG gCATCACCAACATGGGAGATGGCAAGCAAGAATTGGCAGAGTTGCAGGAAACAAAGATCTCTATTTAGGAACTTTTG GGACTGAGGAAGAGGCTGCAGAAGCTTATGACATAGCTGCAATAAAGTTCAGAGGTTTAAACGCAGTGACAAATTTTGATATGACTCGTTATGACGTGAAATCAATTCTTGAAAGTAACACTCTTCCAATAGGAGGAGGTGCTGCAAAACGGTTAAAAGAAGCTCAAGCTTTAGAATCTTCTAGAAAAAGGGATCAAGATATTTTAGCACTTGCTTCCTCTTCAACCTCAACTAGGATGCAATTACAAGGTTACCCTTTAATGCACCACACGCAATTTCAACACTCACAGCCATTTTTAACACTACAGAACCAAGATTTATCTCATTCTCATTATAACCACGAGTTTCATCAGAGTTATATACAAACTCAGCTTCAGTTAAACCAACAGCACCAAAGgggattttataattataatggtAATTACATTCAGAATCAACCGGGTTTGATGAACATGATGGAGAATAGTAATGGTGGTGGAGGGTATTTggggaataataataatagtaatagtaatgaGAATGAGCTTGGAATGTTGGGATTGAATTGTTCGAGTAATAACAATGTTGTAGGAACAGGGGAGGAGGTTGATTATGACATGGCTTCCGGAGGTTATGGAGGTTGGTCGGCGCCGGATTCAAATGCCGGTGGCGGTGTTTTTACAACGTGGAATGATTTGACTAATTAA
- the LOC105852030 gene encoding protein ANTAGONIST OF LIKE HETEROCHROMATIN PROTEIN 1-like: MLLLVVTRFDVDTSDDSTSDESDDDFVEFLISNVIYDYHHKFFNKGKVLTSSLSGREFVAEVLNGSETSCFDLFRMKKECFLNFCNELRGKNYLSDSRDVLVEEKVATFLFIIGHNVRHRVASNRFQHSTETISRNFKEVLRAVCRLGKELIKQESIELPERIKNNSKYYPWFKNCIGAIDGTHISAWVPAEKQISCRGRKTTITQNVMCACDFNMMFTYVYSGWEGSAHDSKVFLDAISNPNAGFPWPPRGSFYLVDSGYPCTRGLLPPYRGERYHAQEYRGQGRQPRSPEELFNYRHSSLRMTIERCFGVLKNRFPILKLMPPYKPSRQRLIVIACCTIHNYIRKWNLPDELFNIWEAMDPMELERVNESSGIEGTSSNDNLTRLSDEGAVEMTMSRNRIRDRMWVHHHN; the protein is encoded by the exons ATGCTTCTCTTA GTTGTAACCAGATTTGATGTTGATACAAGTGATGATTCTACTTCTGATGAAAGCGATGATGATTTTGTAGAATTTCTTATTAGTAATGTGATCTATGACTATCATCATAAATTCTTTAATAAAGGAAAGGTTCTAACATCATCATTATCTGGTCGTGAATTTGTTGCTGAAGTATTAAATGGATCTGAAACAAgttgttttgatttatttcgGATGAAGAAGGAatgttttcttaatttttgtaatGAATTAAGAGGGAAGAACTATCTAAGTGACTCAAGAGATGTACTTGTCGAAGAGAAGGTTGCCacttttttattcataattgGGCATAATGTTCGTCATAGAGTCGCTTCAAACCGCTTTCAACATTCCACAGAAACAATCTCACGCAATTTCAAGGAAGTATTAAGGGCAGTGTGTCGATTGGGAAAAGAACTCATAAAACAAGAGTCCATAGAGTTGCCTGAAAGAATTAAGaataattcaaaatactatCCTTGGTTCAAG AATTGCATAGGTGCAATAGATGGTACACATATAAGTGCATGGGTTCCTGCAGAGAAACAAATTTCATGTAGAGGTAGAAAGACAACAATCACGCAAAATGTCATGTGTGCTTGTGATTTCAACATGATGTTTACATATGTATATTCTGGGTGGGAAGGAAGTGCACATGATTCAAAAGTTTTTTTGGATGCAATTTCAAATCCAAATGCAGGATTTCCTTGGCCACCTAGAG GTTCATTTTATCTCGTTGATTCTGGGTATCCATGTACTAGAGGTTTGCTTCCTCCTTATAGGGGTGAAAGATATCATGCCCAAGAATATAGAGGCCAAGGTAGACAACCTAGGAGTCCCGAAGAGTTATTTAACTACAGACACTCATCTCTACGGATGACAATTGAACGTTGTTTTGGGGTGTTGAAAAATAGATTTCCTATTTTGAAGTTGATGCCTCCTTATAAACCTTCCAGACAAAGACTTATAGTAATAGCTTGTTGTACTATTCATAACTACATACGTAAGTGGAATTTACCAGATGAATTATTCAACATATGGGAAGCAATGGATCCTATGGAACTTGAGAGGGTGAATGAAAGTTCAGGCATAGAAGGAACAAGCTCCAACGATAACTTAACTAGATTATCTGATGAAGGTGCGGTTGAAATGACAATGAGTAGGAATCGTATTAGAGATAGGATGTGGGTACACCATCACAATTAG
- the LOC105852028 gene encoding uncharacterized protein: MKNSSFRSQFLTTSSSSATHDAPPAAPAAAAALTSVAQMAINVDSLESKLWPDFVTKAFIDIMVDEVTKGNMPNGVFHARTWNSMTTRLNSITNRSFKMDQLKAKMHRLRAMYREFYSLLQNTGFGWNAETNTVTASEEVWRNYLQVHEKASQFQKKGCDHYKLLEILFNKNNATGVLHHSSTQDPPNTDEENELDNQYLNIGSASHVRVDEDDSDDDIQAMERVSRSGKQKVQVISKKESTSQQMGHALAAWAQASLARAEKYSRDKSKDKSRDRSVEATSRVTFDCSLTKCVAALEEIEGIPDDIYGKTLEKFKDPDWREMFMAMSKERKRGWVLRL; the protein is encoded by the exons atgaagaatTCAAGCTTTCGTTCGCAATTCCTTACGACTTCCTCCTCTTCCGCCACACATGATGCACCCCCAGCTGCGCCTGCAGCCGCTGCTGCGCTTACCTCTGTTGCACAG ATGGCAATTAATGTTGACAGTCTTGAATCAAAGCTTTGGCCTGACTTTGTAACTAAAGCTTTTATTGATATTATGGTTGACGAAGTTACAAAAGGAAATATGCCAAATGGTGTATTTCATGCTAGAACATGGAACTCAATGACTACTAGGCTGAATTCTATAACTAATCGTTCCTTTAAAATGGATCAACTAAAGGCAAAAATGCACCGGCTACGAGCCATGTATCGCGAGTTCTATTCACTTTTGCAGAACACTGGATTTGGGTGGAATGCAGAAACCAACACTGTTACAGCAAGTGAAGAGGTCTGGCGAAATTATCTTCAG GTACATGAGAAAGCTTCTCAATTTCAAAAGAAAGGATGTGACCATTATAAGTTATTGGAAATCctattcaacaaaaataatgcTACTGGAGTACTTCACCATTCATCTACACAAGACCCACCAAATACTGATGAAGAAAATGAGCTTGATAATCAATACCTTAACATTGGAAGTGCAAGTCATGTACGTGTTGATGAAGATGATTCAGACGATGATATACAAGCAATGGAGCGCGTCTCACGAAGTGGAAAACAAAAAGTACAAGTAATATCCAAAAAAGAGTCAACATCACAACAAATGGGACATGCGCTTGCAGCATGGGCTCAAGCATCTTTGGCGAGAGCAGAGAAGTATAGCAGGGATAAGAGTAAGGATAAGAGTAGGGATAGGAGTGTGGAGGCTACCTCGCGTGTAACATTTGATTGTTCGCTAACTAAGTGTGTGGCTGCTCTTGAAGAGATAGAAGGCATTCCAGATGACATCTATGGAAAAACCCTGGAAAAGTTTAAGGATCCTGATTGGAGGGAAATGTTTATGGCAATGTCTAAAGAGAGGAAACGTGGATGGGTACTTAGACTCTAA